The proteins below are encoded in one region of Sulfolobus islandicus Y.N.15.51:
- a CDS encoding carbohydrate kinase family protein: protein MIHLAVGRFNIDIIVKLDSIPPIDSSHMTDVLEIMPGGAATNYAVAVTKLGHSAKLLAKVGKSEVVRSLMEKVVELGVGLEYVEELNEKPSATLIFLRSDGTLSMVRRLGASILLTREDVKRRFGLFDVIHFASVSPNVVVRDPYAKLVSYDPGPQAKNIESIDVDILYINEKEYEMIEGKNIKARFIVIKMGKKGAKIITETEECSVEPVQVEKVVDTTGAGDTFDAAFNVTYSEEKDIIKSLQVASVASGLKVTKIGGISSPTLEEVREYLRKKKPNVICK from the coding sequence TTGATACACCTAGCAGTGGGGAGATTTAACATTGATATTATAGTAAAATTGGATTCTATTCCACCTATAGATTCCAGTCATATGACGGATGTTCTTGAAATCATGCCCGGAGGAGCTGCAACAAACTATGCAGTGGCAGTGACTAAACTGGGTCACTCTGCTAAACTATTAGCAAAGGTTGGGAAAAGCGAAGTAGTTAGAAGTCTAATGGAAAAAGTAGTAGAATTAGGGGTAGGATTAGAATACGTAGAGGAATTAAACGAGAAACCTAGTGCAACACTAATCTTCTTGAGAAGTGATGGAACACTATCTATGGTAAGAAGACTTGGCGCATCAATATTGCTAACAAGAGAAGATGTAAAAAGGCGTTTTGGACTGTTTGACGTTATTCACTTCGCCTCAGTATCACCAAACGTTGTTGTGAGAGATCCTTATGCAAAATTAGTAAGCTATGATCCTGGCCCACAAGCTAAAAATATAGAGTCGATTGACGTAGACATCTTATATATTAATGAAAAAGAGTATGAAATGATAGAAGGTAAGAACATAAAGGCCAGATTTATCGTCATTAAGATGGGCAAGAAAGGGGCAAAGATAATTACTGAGACTGAAGAGTGTTCAGTTGAACCAGTACAAGTAGAAAAGGTAGTTGATACTACCGGAGCTGGAGATACTTTTGATGCAGCATTTAATGTAACATATTCTGAGGAAAAGGATATTATAAAGAGTCTACAGGTTGCCAGCGTTGCATCTGGTCTTAAGGTTACGAAGATAGGAGGAATTTCTTCACCAACATTAGAAGAGGTAAGAGAGTATTTAAGGAAGAAGAAACCAAATGTTATATGTAAATGA